Sequence from the Bremerella volcania genome:
AAGAGCGGTTTGGTATCCCGCGCGTGTTGCTGACCCCTTCGTGTACGGCTGCCCTGGAGATGGCGGCGATCCTTTGCGAATTTGAGCCAGGGGACGAGGTGATTATGCCCTCGTTTACGTTCGTATCGACCGCGAACGCTTTCGTACGCGAAGGTGCGATACCTGTCTTTGCCGATATCCGGCCTGACACGCTGAACTTGGACGAGACCAAGGTCGAGGCGCTCGTCACGGACAGAACCAAAGCGATCGTGGCCGTTCACTATGGGGGCGTGAGCTGTGAAATGGATCAGCTGATGGAGATCGCTCAACGGCATCAATTGATTGTAATTGAGGACGCGGCCCAGGCCGTTCATGCCTATTACAAGGGGCGGGCTCTGGGGTCGATCGGGCACCTGGGGTGTTACAGCTTCCACGACACGAAGAATTACGTTTGCGGTGAAGGTGGAGCCCTTTGCATCAATGACCTGCGGTTTGAGGATCGCGCCGAGATCCTGCGAGACAAGGGAACTAACCGACAGAAGTTCTTTCAAGGTCAGGTCGACAAATATACTTGGGTGGATGTGGGGTCTTCCTATGTCCCAAGCGAGTTGTCTTCGGCGTTTCTGTATGGTCAGTTTCAGTCGTTGGATTTCATTGCCGAACGGCGTTACGAGATAGCCTGCAACTATCGCCGCATGCTTGCTCCGTACGTCGAGCGAGGGCTGATTGAAGTTGGACAAGTTCCCGAGGATTGCGAAAGCAACCATCATTTGTTTTACATCCTTCTGCCCAGCCGTTCGATTCGGGACGATCTGCTGAAGCGTCTGAAGAACGTAGGAATCGGGGCTGCGTTTCATTACATACCGCTGCATAATTCCCCCATGGGCATGCAGGTGCAGCCGATAGTTGCCGATCTTCCGATTACCGAAGACGCAAGTGGACGGCTACTCCGCTTGCCCATGTTCGTTGAGCTGACCGAAGACGAACAGCAATACGTGGTCGACCACCTTGCCGCGTGTTTGCAAAGAGAACCGGCGGAAACAGCCGGTCCCCCCCTATCATCCTCAATCTGACCCACGATAAGTAGCATTCTCGTCGAATCGGGGCTGTCACGGCACCCTCACGAGTCGGGGTTCAAATGCTCAGGGTG
This genomic interval carries:
- the rffA gene encoding dTDP-4-amino-4,6-dideoxygalactose transaminase, with the translated sequence MNIPLNKPYVSGSEQANLTELLTSGEISGDGKYTRLCCQFLQERFGIPRVLLTPSCTAALEMAAILCEFEPGDEVIMPSFTFVSTANAFVREGAIPVFADIRPDTLNLDETKVEALVTDRTKAIVAVHYGGVSCEMDQLMEIAQRHQLIVIEDAAQAVHAYYKGRALGSIGHLGCYSFHDTKNYVCGEGGALCINDLRFEDRAEILRDKGTNRQKFFQGQVDKYTWVDVGSSYVPSELSSAFLYGQFQSLDFIAERRYEIACNYRRMLAPYVERGLIEVGQVPEDCESNHHLFYILLPSRSIRDDLLKRLKNVGIGAAFHYIPLHNSPMGMQVQPIVADLPITEDASGRLLRLPMFVELTEDEQQYVVDHLAACLQREPAETAGPPLSSSI